The sequence below is a genomic window from Mycobacterium heidelbergense.
GTACGTCCGGTTAACGAAGAGCTAACATCTGACGACAAGTCACGGTACACCTGCGTTTGAGCTATCTCTCCATTCGACAATTTAATCCTCCAACTACCAGAATCAGGCGCTGTGAACATCGATTTGTTCCTCTTGATCATTGTCGTAATCACGGCACTCGCTTTCGATTTCACCAACGGCTTCCACGACACCGGCAACGCGATGGCAACCTCCATCGCGAGTGGCGCGCTGGCGCCCAAGGCCGCCGTCGCGCTGTCCGCGGTGCTCAACCTGGTGGGCGCGTTCATGTCCACCGCCGTCGCGGCCACCATCGCCAAGGGCCTGATCGACGGGCACATCGTGACGCTGGAACTGGTGTTCGCCGGCCTCGTCGGCGGCATCGTCTGGAACCTGCTGACCTGGCTCCTCGGCATCCCGTCCAGCTCCTCCCACGCGCTGATCGGCGGCATCGTCGGTGCCACGATCGCCGCCGTCGGCGGGCACGGGGTGCTCTGGAAGGGCCTCGTGTCCCACGTGCTGATCCCGGCCGTCGTCGCCGCGATCCTGGCCATCGCCGTCGGGGCGATCGCGACCTGGCTGGTCTACCGGGTCACCCGCGGCCTCGACACCAACCGGACCGAGGCCGGGTTCCGGTACGGCCAGTGGGGCTCGGCTTCGCTGGTCTCGCTGGCGCACGGCACCGGCGACGCGCAGAAGACGATGGGCATCATCTTCCTGGCGCTGATGTCCTACGGGTCGATCAGCAAGAGCACCGCGGCGCCGCCGCTGTGGGTCATCGTCGGTTGCGCCCTGGCCATGGCGGCGGGCACCTACCTGGGCGGCTGGCGGATCATCCGCACCCTGGGCAAGGGGCTGGTGGAGATCAAGTCGCCGCAGGGCATGGCCGCCGAATCGTCTTCGGCCGCAGTCATTCTGCTGTCCACCCACTTCGGTTACGCGCTGTCGACCACGCAGGTCTGCACCGGTTCGGTGCTGGGCAGCGGGCTGGGCAAGCCCGGCGGCGAGGTCCGCTGGAGCGTGGCGGGCCGGATGGTGACCGCGTGGCTTGTCACGCTTCCGTTGGCCGGGCTGGTCGGGGCGATCACCTATTGGATCGTGCACCTCATCGGGGGATACCCCGGCGCGATCATCGGCTTCAGTTTGCTGGTCGCGGTCTCCGCCGTCATCTACATCCGGTCGCGCAGGGTCAAGGTGGACCACAAGAACGTCAACGCCGAATGGGAAGGCAGCCTCACCGCCGGCCTCGAGGACGCGGACGGCCATGCGCCGCCGAGCGATACCGGCCCCACCGCAGGCACCCCGGCGGCGAAGACGCCGTCGCGCTCCGGGTCCGACGACCCCACGGTTAGCGCGGGGAACATCTCATGAGCCACTTCAGCGAATGGTTCAACTACCAGGCCTCCCTGAGGATCCTGGTCTTCTCCCTGCTGGCCGGCGCCGCGCTCCCGGGGCTGTTCGCCCTCGGGCTCCGGTTCCAGGCCGTCGGCGCGGGCCAGGGCACCACCGACGGCAGGGCACCCCAGAAGAATCCGGCGCTGTTGGCGGTCGCGTGGTTGATCTACGCGGTGGTGGTCGCGGTGATCGTCTTCGCGCTGCTGTACATTTCCCGCGACTTCATCGCGCATCAGACCGGCCAGGCTTTCCTAGGAGCCAAACCCAAGTAGCATTGAATCGTTGTCCACCGAACTGCCGATCCCCCGCGCGGAGAGATAGCACCGTGAACCGATTCCTCAATTCGGTCGTCTCGTGGTTGCGCGCGGGTTATCCGGAGGGCGTGCCGCCGACCGACACCTTCGCCGTGCTGGCGCTGCTGACCCGCCGGCTGGGCAACGACGAGGTCAAGGCCGTGGCCCAGGAACTCATGGAGCGGGGCTGCTTCGACAACATCGACATCGGTGTGGCGATCACCCAGATCACCGACGAGCTGCCGTCGCCGGAAGATATCGAGCGCGTGCGGGCGCGGTTGGCCACCAAGGGGTGGCCGTTCGATGAGCCGCGCGACGCCGAGGATCACGCATAGCCGTCCTGCGCGCGCTCGGCGTCGCATCGGGTTCCGCCGTCTCGTCGCTGATGCCCGCGCTGGAGCGGGTGCTGGAGGGCCGCGATCCCCCGCTGGTCGCGGTGCCGGCCGATGACGTGGGCTTACGGGTGGGCTTGCGCGTGGGAGAGGCCATCGACGACGACGTGGCCCTGGTGGCGGTGACGTCGGGAACCACCGGTACACCCAAGGGCGCCCTGCTGACCGCCGCCGCCCTGACCGCCAGCGCGTCGGCCACGCACGACCGTCTCTGCGGGCCGGGCGGCTGGCTGCTGGCGCTGCCGCCGTATCACATCGCGGGCCTGCAGGTGCTGGTCCGCAGCCTGCTCGCCGGCTCGACGCCCGTCGAGCTGGACGTCACCGCAGGCTTCGACGTCACCGAATTGCCCAGCGCGGTAAGGCGATTGGGCTCGGGCCGGCGCTACACGTCGCTGGTCGCCGCCCAGCTGGCCAAGGCGCTCGCCGACCCGGCGGCCGCGGGTGCGCTCGCCGAACTGGACGCCGTGCTGCTGGGCGGCGGACCGGCGCCGCGGCCGGTCCTCGACGCCGCCGCGGCGGCGGGCATCGCGGTGGTCCGCACCTACGGGATGAGCGAGACCGCGGGCGGTTGCGTTTACGACGGCGTCCCCCTCGACGGGGTGCGGCTGCGGGTGTCCGACGACGGGCGCGTCGTGGTCGGCGGCGCGACGCTGGCCAAGGGCTACCGCAACCCGGTCGATCCCGACCCGTTCGCCGAGCCGGGCTGGTTTCGCACCGACGACCTGGGCGCCGTCGACGATTCCGGGGTGCTGACCGTGCTGGGCCGCGCCGACGACGCGATCAGCACGGGCGGGTTGACGGTGCTGCCGCAACCGGTCGAGGCCGCGCTGCGCACCCATCCCGCCGTCGGCGACTGCGCGGTCTTCGGTGTCGCCGACGACCGGCTGGGGCAGCGGGTGGTCGCGGCGGTCGTGGTGCGCGAGGGCCGTGACGCTCCGACGCTGGAGGCGCTGCGGACCCACGTCGCGCGCACCCTGGACGCCACCGCCGCGCCGCGCGAGCTGCACGTCGTCGACGCGCTGCCGCGCCGCGGCATCGGCAAGGTCGACCGCGCGGCGTTGATGCGCCGGTTCGGCGGCGGTCAATAGGCTGGACGACCGTGAAGGTCGCGCGACGGGAATCACTGGCCGTCGCGGTCGGGGTCGTCCTGGTGGCGGCGGCGTTCGTGCTGCCGCGACTGCACTGGGGCGTCAGGCCGCGGCTCGATGTCGGCCAGGAGCGGTTCGCCACACACGCCGGGGCCGCGCCGATCTTCGGGGCGTGGGAGATCCACGCCAGCTGGGGAACCGGGCCGGCCATCCTGATCGCCGTGGCCGCCGTGGTGTGGGGACCGCGTGTCGCGCAACGCCTTTCGTGGCGGACGCTGACGCTGGGCAGCTGGGCCACCGCGTGTCTTTGGGCGTTTGCGCTCGCCATGATCGACGGCTGGCAGCGCGGCTTCGCCGGGCGATTGACCACCCGGGACGAGTACCTGTCGCAGGTGCCGACCGTCACCGACATCCCGGCCGCTTTGCGCACCTTCTCCAGCCGGATTCTCGACTATCAACCGGACTCCTGGGTCACCCACGTGTCGGGGCATCCGCCGGGAGCCCTGCTGACGTTCGTCTGGCTGGACCGCACCGGCCTGCACGGCGGCGCCTGGGCCGGGCTGCTGTGCCTGCTGGCCGGATCCAGCGCGGCGGCGGCCGTGGTGATCGCCGTGCGCGCGCTGGCCGACGAGCAGACCGCGCGACGTGCCGCGCCGTTCGTCGCGGTGGCGCCGACGGCGATCTGGGTCGCGGTCTCGGCGGACGGATACTTCGCCGGGGTCGCGGCGTGGGGCCTCGCGCTGCTGGCCGTGGCGGTGCGCCGGCCGGTTCGGTTCGCCGCTCTGGTCGCGGCCACCGCCGGCCTGCTGCTGGGCTGGAGCGTCTTCCTCAACTACGGCCTGATCCTGCTGGGGTTGCCCGCGTTGGCCGTGCTGATATCCGCGTCCGATTGGCGAGCGGTGCTGCGGGCGCTCGGCCCGGCGGCGCTGGCGGCGGTGGCGGTGGCGGTGGCCTTCGCCGTTGTGGGGTTTTACTGGTTCGACGGCTATGCGCTTGTGCAGCAACGCTATTGGCAGGGGATCGCCAGGGATCGGCCATTTGCGTATTGGGGCTGGGCCAACCTGGCGTGCGTGGTGTGCGCGATCGGGTTGGGCAGCGTCGCCGGAATCGGCCGCGCGGTCGACGTGGCCGCCCTTCGTCGTCGCTCCGGCTTCCACCTGGTCTTGCTGGCCATGCTCGCGGCCATCGTCTGTGCGGACCTGAGCATGCTGAGCAAGGCCGAGGTCGAACGGATCTGGCTGCCGTTCACCGTCTGGCTCACCGCGGCGCCCGCGCTGCTGCCGGTGCGGTCGCACCGTTTGTGGTTGGCGCTCAACGCCGCCGGGGCCCTGCTGGTGAACAGCGTCATCGTCACGAACTGGTGAGCGAGCCTGCGCGCTCGTCTCGTCTCGTCTCGTCTCGTCTCGTCTCGTCTCGTCTCGTCTCGTCTCGTCTCGTCTCGTCGAGACTGTAATTCTGCAGGCCCGCACTCGCACTTTGTCTGCTGATTTACAGGCTCGGCGATGACTCAGAGGCCGGCCGCGCGGGTGGCCCGCGCGAAGCGGCTGGCGGGTCCGCAGGCAAGGCGCACCGCGGCGACGTCGTCGACGACGTCGATGTCGGTCAGCCGCTGCACACGTATGACGTCAATTCCGTTGTCGCGCAATGCCTTCAGCGTGAGTTCGCCGGTGTCGGGTTGAGACATCGGGACGGCGCGCAGGCATTCGGCCATCGTCGGCGCCCCCACCCCGAGCACCCACCAACCGCCGTCGTGGGCCAACCCCAGCACCGCCTGCGCGCCGAGCAGCCGACGCGCGCAATCGGTCAACAGTTCGGCGGTTACCTGCGGTGTGTCCATTCCGATTTGCAGCACCGGATAGCCGTCAGCCGAATCGGCGTGGGCGTTGGCGAGGCGATCGGCGAAGCCGTCACCGCGCTGCGGGATCACGGTGAAGGACTCGAGCCGTTGGCGAATCTCGGCGGCGCCCGCCGCCGCGGCCAGGTCGCCGGTGAGGGCCACCACGCGCGCCGCGACCGGCGCGGCGGCCACGGCATCCAGCGTGTCGAGCAGCGCGGCCGCCGCGATCTCCGCGGCGACCCGGTCACCGACCGCCGCGGCGAGCCGCGTCTTGGCCCGGCCCGGCTCCGGCGCCTTGGCGACCACCAGCATCGTCACCGGCAGGACGCTCACGAAATCACCTTCCAGAAGTCCAGGATCGCGGTGACGCTGCCCCGCAGCGAACCGCTGACCTTCGACTTGCCGCCCGTGCGGGGACCGTAGCTGACGTCGAGCTCGACCACGCGCCAGCCGGCGGCCGCCGCGCGCACGAGCAGCTCCAGCGGATACCCCGATCGTCGGTCGCCGACGCCGAGGTTCAGCAGCGCCTCCCGCCGGGCCACCCGCATCGGCGCGATGTCGTGCACCGGCAGGCCGTGCCGGGTGCGCAGCCGCCAGCTCATCACCGCGGTGCCCACCCGGGCCACCCACGGCCAGTGCAGCCCGGGCACCGGCCGGCGCCGGCCGATCACCAGGTCCGCGCCCTCGTCGAGCGCGGCGACCAGCCGTGGCAAGTCGCCCGGGTCCATCGAGCCGTCGGCGTCGATGACCGCGACGATCGGGGTCGTCGCGGCGACCAGGCCCGCGTGCACCGCCGAGCCATACCCGGGCCGTGGTTCGGCGACCACGCGAGCGCCGTGGCGGCTCGCCACGGCCGCGGTGTCATCGGTGCTGTTGTTGTCGACGACCAGCGCCCGATAGCCGGGCGGAATGGCCGCCAGCACCGCCGGCAACGACTCCTCCTCGTTGAGGCAGGGCAGCACCACCGTGACCGTGTCGTCGGGCATGACCCCAGAGCCCGCGATCAGAACCCGTGACGGGTGTGAGGCTGCTGCGGGGTCGCCGGCTGCTGCGAATGCGTCTGGGGCGGAAGGGTTTGCTGCGTTTGCGTGTGCGTGGGCTGCGGCGCCTGTGTGGTGGTCGGGGGAGAGTACGTGGTGGTCGGCGGAGAGTACGTGGTGGTCGGCGGAGAGTACGTGGTGGTCGGCGGTGAATACGTCGTCGTCGGGGGTGAATACGTGGTGGTCGGGGGTGAGTAGGTCGTCGTCGGCGGCGAATACGTCGTGGTTGGCGGCGCGTGCGTCGTCGTCGGCGGGGAGTACGTCGTCGTCGGAGGCGAGTACGTGGTCGTGGGCGGCGCCGTCGGGCGCGTATACGGGGGCGGGTTCGGTGGGTGCCAGCCGGGGAACGGGATGATGATCGGGATCGGAATCGGCACACCCGGGTTCGGGTTCGGCACGAAACCGGGGGTGCCCGGCGTCTCCGGACCGACCGGGGCGGGGGCGACCGGCGGTGGGCCGCCCACGACGGGCGGCTGCTGTGGAACCGAGCCCCCGCCGGCGGGAGCCGGAAGGGTGCCGCCCTGGAATCCGGCGTTGGGCGCTTCGGGCGGGGGCGGCGGCACCGGCGCCTGCTGCTGCGTCGGCAACAGCGGCATGAACTTGCCCGGCGCGGCGTTCTGGTGTCCCACCACCGGCTGTTGGCTCGCCGCCGGCCGGATGGCGATGGCGACCGCGGCGGCCAACGACGCGAATCCGATGATCGCAAAGGCGATGACGGCATTGCCGATCAGCAACGATCGCCTGCTGAGCCGCGCGGGCCCGGTCTCGGCTTCATCGAAGTCGACGTCGCCGTCGCCGTACTCGTCGAGCCCACCGGGAAACGCTTCGGCATCGTCGGCCTGCGAGTACGCCAGCTGCGGTTCCTCGGCAGCCGGCCCGGCGGCCGGCGCCATCGCGGTCGCGTCCGCTGCCGCCGCCAAGGGCATGGCCGCCAGCGCCGCGCCGCGGGCGAGCGCGAAGGTGGGGTCGTCGGGGACCTCCACCCGCATGGTCGACTCGCCGCGAAGCTGGTCGGCGACCCTGGTGAGTTCGGCGGATGCGCCCACCAGGTAGACGTCCTCCACGGCGCCGGGCCGGTCGTTGAGCCGGGCCATGATCGTGTCCAACGCGGCGGTGGCGTCAGCGCCGGGGCCGCCCCCCAGGGGCTCCCTGGCCAGCAGGGTCGGCGGCGCGTCCCCGTCACCGGCCGGACCCACCACCGACAGCGTCGCCGTCTCGTCGTCGACCACCAACACACCGCCGGCCCGGCCCGCCGCGCGCATCAACGCCGTCACGGCCTGCGACTCCGACAGCACCGCGACATCGTGGACGCCGGAATCTTCCAGCGTCCGGCGGAGCTGGTCCGCCTTCGCGTCGTCCGGCCAACACAGCCGGGTGGCGACCAGCCGATGGTTTTCGTCGGCCAGCAGCCGATTCGTGCCCAGCACGGTTTCGGCCAGCGTGGAGATCGGATTGTCGGCCAGGTCGACGACGGATTGATCGACGACGTCAGCGCCTCGCCCGCCCGGCCCGACCAGCGCCAGGCGGGCAACGGGGCCTGTCACCGCAACCCCCAAAACGACGTCCATCCCGGCTCTCCTTCGGCTGGCTACCCCACGACCAGCATGTCCCGGCATCATTACACTGCGATACCGTCGGCAGTAACAGTCGTTCGGGCGACAACGTTCGCCCATGCGCGAAGCGCACGTTCTCGGCACTGCCGCGCCGCCCGAACGGAGATTATGTTTCCAAGTGAGCAACGCGACCGGTGCGGCAGGGCGTTCCCCCGCCTGGCCACCGAAGCCACCTCGCCGATAACCCTTCTCGACACCCGGGGGTCACCGTGAGCCAGAGCAGCGACGACGCCCCGACCGGTCCCATCCGCGGGCAGACGCGGCGGTGGAACGTCGTCGGCGACCTGACCGCGGCCGCCCTGCTCGTCGTCGCGCTGGTGTTGCCGTGGAGTCTGTATTTCGGGATCGGAATACCCGGCAGCAACAAGGCCCTGTTGGCCGCGCTGTTCGCGGTGACGCTGCTGTCCCTGGTTTCCGTCGCCGCGGCCGGTTCCTGGAGGTCGTCGAGCGCGGTGGCGGGCCGGCTTCGGCTGGCGCTCAACGTCCCCTACGCGCTGCTGGTGATTGGCTTCGTCGTGTTCGACGCGGTCGAGACGGTCCGGTCCGGTGGCACCGTGAACGTGCCGGGCGGCGTGGGGCCGGGCGCCTGGCTGGGGATTGCCGGCTTGCTGCTGAGCGCGCGACCGGCGATCACCGCCCCGGCGCCCGAGGACGGCACGTCCGGGCCCGTCCGGATCATCGGCTACGCGTCGATGGTGGGCGCCGCGCTCAGCTTCGCCTTCAACCTGTATTGGCGGGTGCGGTACGCGCTGCACGGCACGGGCGGCTCGGCCGACTTCGGCAAGCAGAACATCGCGGTGATCGCGACCGCGGTGGTGTACGGCGCGGTGGCGTTGATCGCCGTTCTGGTGGGGTCGAGGTGGCTTTTGCGCAGCACCAAGGCTTCTCGGCTGGCGACGGTCGCGCTCGGCGTGTCGACCCTGGTCGCCGGGGCCCTCGTGTGGGTCCTTCCCGTGGGCCGTGACGTCGACGCGTTCCACGGCATAGCGCAGAACACGTCGACGGCAGGGGTCGGGTTCGAGGGCTATCTGGCGTGGGCGGCGGCCGGGGCGATCTTCGCGCCCTCGGCACTCTTCGCGCTGTCCGCCCGCCGGGACACGTCGCCGACCGAGGAGAACGCGTGGCGGGCGGCGGCCCGAAATGGCTTGCTGCTCATCATCGTATGGTGCCTGGGGTCGGTGGCCATGAGGCTCACCGACCTCGCCGTCGGGGTGACCCTGAGCTACCCCTTCTCGCGCTACGACAGCCTGGTGCTGGCCGCGTTCGATCTGGCCACCGCGGTCCTTGCGATCTGGCTGCGCATCAACCTCGGCAACGACTCGGTCTCCGCGAGACTGATCTCGTCGCTGTGCGGGCTCGTCGCCACGCTGAGCATCTCGCGCGTCGTCGTGGGCGTCGCGCTGGCGCCGCGTTTCGCGGAATCGCCCGGTGCGCCGGCGGCGAATCCGGTCTACGGGAACAACCTCGCCCAGCAGATCACCAGCACCTTCGATGTGGCGCTGTGCGCGCTCGCCCTGTGCATCCTCGCGGCGGCGATCGTCGCCGGCCACCTCGGCGATCGACGGCCGCGACGCCGAGGCCGCCGCGCCGCCGCGCGGCAGGTCCCCGTCCACCAGCCCAGGATCTTCCGGCCGCCGCAACACCCGGCGGGAAGGAGCTAACGCAAAGGCGCGAAAGCGAATTCGCGCAGGCCCCGGTGCGGGTCGACGGCCGCGCGGAAACCCAGCACCTCGGCGGCCCGGCTCGGATCGGCGACGATGTGGCGCACGTCGCCGCCGCGGTACTGTCCGGTGATCACGGGCGTGACCGAGCCGTCTCGCGCGTCGCACAGCGCGGTGGCCACCTCCAGGATCGAGATGGGTTGTCCCGAGCAGACGTTGACCGCGGTGAAGCCGTCTCGATCACCCATGGCGGCGAGGTTGGCGGCGGCCACGTCGTCGACGTGGACGAAGTCACGCATCTGACCGCCGTCCTCGAAAACCCTTGGCGGTTCACCCCTTTCGAGCGCCGAGCGGAAGATCGCCGCCACCCCGGAATACGGGGTGTCGCGCGGCATCCCGGGCCCGTAGACGTTGTGGTAGCGCAGCGCCACCACCGAACCGCCCGTCGCCTCCGACCACGCCAGCGCGTAATGCTCCTGCGCGGCCTTGCTGGCCGCGTACAGGCTGCGCGGCCGCAGCGCGGCGCCCTCGCCGACCAACAGCCACGTCACGTCGACCCCGCATGCGGGACAACGGTGTTCGAAGATCCCGGCGTCGAGGTCGGCGCGCCGCCGCGGCGGCGGGTCGACCGACCCGTGTTCGGGACAGGCGTAGTGGCCCTGCCCGTAGACCACCATCGACGACGCCAGCACCAGGCGGCGCACCCCGGCGGCGAACATCCGTGCCAACAGGACCGCGGTCGCGTAATCGTTGTGGCCGCCGTAGGCAGGGGCGTCGGCGGCGTCGACGCCGGCGCCCACCATCGCCGCCTGATGGCACACGAGGTCCACCCCGTCCAGCAGCGGCGCCAGCGCGTCGCCGTCGCGGATGTCGACCCGGTGACATCCGGCCGGCGGCACCGGGTTTGGGCCGTGCGCGGCGGGCAGCAGCGCGTCGACGGCGACGACGTCGTGACCCGCCGCGCGCAGCGCCGCGTCCACCCGCGACCCGATGAAACCGGCCGCGCCGGTCAGCAGCACCCTCACGGCAGCTCGACCGGCAACGTGACGCCGGTGTGCGGCTGGCAGTGCGTGCACGTGCGCTCGGCGGCGACCCGGCCGATCGCCGCGCGCATCAGCCTTTTGAACGCGCCCATGTTCTTCTCGAATTCGGCGAACACGTCGGCGGCCTTCACGCCGTCGCCGGCCTGGATACCGGCGTCCAGATCGGTCACCAAAGCGATTGCCGCATAGCATATTTCGAGTTCGCGGGCCAGCACGGCCTCCGGGTACCCGGTCATGTTGACCAGGCCGAACCCGGCGGAGGCGAACCACCGGCTTTCCGCGCGGGTGGAAAAGCGCGGCCCCTGGATCACCACCATGGTGCCGCCGTCGACCACGCCGGGCAGGCCGGTGGCCGCGGCCCGCAGGGTCGGGCAGTACGGATCGGCGAAGTCGACGTGGACCGCCCCGGAGTCGAAGTAGGTGTCGGCGCGGCCGGTGGTGCGATCGACCAGCTGGTCGGGCACCACCACCGCGCCCGGACCGTTCACCGGGTCCAGGCTGCCGACGGCGCACGGGGCAAAGACGCGCCGCACGCCGAGCTTGCGGAGCGCCCACATGTTGGCGCGGTACGGCACGGTGTGCGCGGAGAACTGGTGCGTCGCCCCGTGCCGGGGCAGGAACGCGACCTCGTGCTCGCCGACGGCGCCGATCGCGACCGCGGCGCTGGGCCGGCCGTACGGGGTGTCCACGTCGATGCTTCGCAGGTCGGACTCGAAGAAGGTGTAGAAGCCGCTGCCGCCGATCACTCCGAGCATCCGCCCATTGTGGCGCATAGGGCAGGATGCCCTGGTGGCCAGTTTTGCGCAGTGGATCTCGGGCGCGCGACCGCGGACGCTGCCCAACGCGGTGGCGCCGGTGGTCGCCGGCACCGGCGCCGCGGCGTGGCTGCACTCCGCGGTGTGGTGGAAGGCGCTGCTGGCGCTGGCCGTCGCGGTCGCGCTGATCGTCGGCGTCAACTACGCCAACGACTACTCCGACGGCATCCGCGGCACCGACGACGACCGGGCCGGCCCGGTGCGGCTGGTGGGCTCGCGGCTGGCGACCCCGCGATCGGTGCTGACGGCGGCCGTGACCAGCCTGTCGGTCGGCGCGGCGGCCGGGCTGGCGCTGGCGCTGCTCAGCGCGCCGTGGCTGATCCTGGTCGGCGCGGCCTGCATCGCCGGGGCGTGGCTGTACACGGGCGGGTCAAAGCCGTACGGCTACGCGGGTTTTGGCGAGGTCGCGGTGTTCGTGTTCTTCGGGCTGGTCGCCGTGCTCGGCACCGAGTACACCCAGGCCTTGCGGGTGGACTGGGTGGGGCTGGCGCTGGCGGTGTCGATCGGCGCGCTGTCGTCGTCGGTGCTGGTGGCCAACAACCTGCGGGACATCCCGACCGACGCGCGGTCGCAGAAGATCACCCTGGCGGTGCGGCTGGGCGATGCCCGCACCCGGGTCCTCTACCAGGCGCTGCTGGCGACCGCCGGAGTCCTGACGCTGGTCCTCATGGCGGCGACGCCATGGTGCGCGGTGGGGTTGGCGGCCACGCCGCTGGCCCTGCGCGCCGCGGGTCCGG
It includes:
- a CDS encoding NAD-dependent epimerase/dehydratase family protein; its protein translation is MRVLLTGAAGFIGSRVDAALRAAGHDVVAVDALLPAAHGPNPVPPAGCHRVDIRDGDALAPLLDGVDLVCHQAAMVGAGVDAADAPAYGGHNDYATAVLLARMFAAGVRRLVLASSMVVYGQGHYACPEHGSVDPPPRRRADLDAGIFEHRCPACGVDVTWLLVGEGAALRPRSLYAASKAAQEHYALAWSEATGGSVVALRYHNVYGPGMPRDTPYSGVAAIFRSALERGEPPRVFEDGGQMRDFVHVDDVAAANLAAMGDRDGFTAVNVCSGQPISILEVATALCDARDGSVTPVITGQYRGGDVRHIVADPSRAAEVLGFRAAVDPHRGLREFAFAPLR
- a CDS encoding glycosyltransferase family 2 protein; amino-acid sequence: MPDDTVTVVLPCLNEEESLPAVLAAIPPGYRALVVDNNSTDDTAAVASRHGARVVAEPRPGYGSAVHAGLVAATTPIVAVIDADGSMDPGDLPRLVAALDEGADLVIGRRRPVPGLHWPWVARVGTAVMSWRLRTRHGLPVHDIAPMRVARREALLNLGVGDRRSGYPLELLVRAAAAGWRVVELDVSYGPRTGGKSKVSGSLRGSVTAILDFWKVIS
- a CDS encoding DUF3349 domain-containing protein — protein: MNRFLNSVVSWLRAGYPEGVPPTDTFAVLALLTRRLGNDEVKAVAQELMERGCFDNIDIGVAITQITDELPSPEDIERVRARLATKGWPFDEPRDAEDHA
- a CDS encoding S-methyl-5'-thioadenosine phosphorylase is translated as MLGVIGGSGFYTFFESDLRSIDVDTPYGRPSAAVAIGAVGEHEVAFLPRHGATHQFSAHTVPYRANMWALRKLGVRRVFAPCAVGSLDPVNGPGAVVVPDQLVDRTTGRADTYFDSGAVHVDFADPYCPTLRAAATGLPGVVDGGTMVVIQGPRFSTRAESRWFASAGFGLVNMTGYPEAVLARELEICYAAIALVTDLDAGIQAGDGVKAADVFAEFEKNMGAFKRLMRAAIGRVAAERTCTHCQPHTGVTLPVELP
- a CDS encoding DUF7937 domain-containing protein, giving the protein MSQSSDDAPTGPIRGQTRRWNVVGDLTAAALLVVALVLPWSLYFGIGIPGSNKALLAALFAVTLLSLVSVAAAGSWRSSSAVAGRLRLALNVPYALLVIGFVVFDAVETVRSGGTVNVPGGVGPGAWLGIAGLLLSARPAITAPAPEDGTSGPVRIIGYASMVGAALSFAFNLYWRVRYALHGTGGSADFGKQNIAVIATAVVYGAVALIAVLVGSRWLLRSTKASRLATVALGVSTLVAGALVWVLPVGRDVDAFHGIAQNTSTAGVGFEGYLAWAAAGAIFAPSALFALSARRDTSPTEENAWRAAARNGLLLIIVWCLGSVAMRLTDLAVGVTLSYPFSRYDSLVLAAFDLATAVLAIWLRINLGNDSVSARLISSLCGLVATLSISRVVVGVALAPRFAESPGAPAANPVYGNNLAQQITSTFDVALCALALCILAAAIVAGHLGDRRPRRRGRRAAARQVPVHQPRIFRPPQHPAGRS
- a CDS encoding TIGR04282 family arsenosugar biosynthesis glycosyltransferase, translating into MSVLPVTMLVVAKAPEPGRAKTRLAAAVGDRVAAEIAAAALLDTLDAVAAAPVAARVVALTGDLAAAAGAAEIRQRLESFTVIPQRGDGFADRLANAHADSADGYPVLQIGMDTPQVTAELLTDCARRLLGAQAVLGLAHDGGWWVLGVGAPTMAECLRAVPMSQPDTGELTLKALRDNGIDVIRVQRLTDIDVVDDVAAVRLACGPASRFARATRAAGL
- a CDS encoding 1,4-dihydroxy-2-naphthoate polyprenyltransferase, which codes for MASFAQWISGARPRTLPNAVAPVVAGTGAAAWLHSAVWWKALLALAVAVALIVGVNYANDYSDGIRGTDDDRAGPVRLVGSRLATPRSVLTAAVTSLSVGAAAGLALALLSAPWLILVGAACIAGAWLYTGGSKPYGYAGFGEVAVFVFFGLVAVLGTEYTQALRVDWVGLALAVSIGALSSSVLVANNLRDIPTDARSQKITLAVRLGDARTRVLYQALLATAGVLTLVLMAATPWCAVGLAATPLALRAAGPVRSGRGGPELIPVLRDTGLAMIVWATAVAAALALAH
- the menE gene encoding o-succinylbenzoate--CoA ligase, yielding MLEGRDPPLVAVPADDVGLRVGLRVGEAIDDDVALVAVTSGTTGTPKGALLTAAALTASASATHDRLCGPGGWLLALPPYHIAGLQVLVRSLLAGSTPVELDVTAGFDVTELPSAVRRLGSGRRYTSLVAAQLAKALADPAAAGALAELDAVLLGGGPAPRPVLDAAAAAGIAVVRTYGMSETAGGCVYDGVPLDGVRLRVSDDGRVVVGGATLAKGYRNPVDPDPFAEPGWFRTDDLGAVDDSGVLTVLGRADDAISTGGLTVLPQPVEAALRTHPAVGDCAVFGVADDRLGQRVVAAVVVREGRDAPTLEALRTHVARTLDATAAPRELHVVDALPRRGIGKVDRAALMRRFGGGQ
- a CDS encoding inorganic phosphate transporter → MNIDLFLLIIVVITALAFDFTNGFHDTGNAMATSIASGALAPKAAVALSAVLNLVGAFMSTAVAATIAKGLIDGHIVTLELVFAGLVGGIVWNLLTWLLGIPSSSSHALIGGIVGATIAAVGGHGVLWKGLVSHVLIPAVVAAILAIAVGAIATWLVYRVTRGLDTNRTEAGFRYGQWGSASLVSLAHGTGDAQKTMGIIFLALMSYGSISKSTAAPPLWVIVGCALAMAAGTYLGGWRIIRTLGKGLVEIKSPQGMAAESSSAAVILLSTHFGYALSTTQVCTGSVLGSGLGKPGGEVRWSVAGRMVTAWLVTLPLAGLVGAITYWIVHLIGGYPGAIIGFSLLVAVSAVIYIRSRRVKVDHKNVNAEWEGSLTAGLEDADGHAPPSDTGPTAGTPAAKTPSRSGSDDPTVSAGNIS